From the Mesosutterella faecium genome, the window GCCTGCCTGAAGGCGTCTTCGTTAAACGAGACCTTGAGCGCGCCTCCCCGGCCGACACGGCTGCAGATGAGAAATTTTTCGGCTTTCCTCCTGCCTGCTTCGCTCAAAGGGTCTCCAGCCTCAACCGTGCGCTTGAGTTCGAGCAGATCATCAATTAAATTCTGTTCGTCCCTGCCGATGTTGTCCCGGTTGTAGAAGACATGAACATACAGACGGCGCTCAAACTCTTCCGTTTCACCGGCGGCAAAGCCGCCGCGCGTGCGCTGCCGGACCACAGAAAGCCGGTGCATGCGGCGGCGGGTGACGCCGCTCACCTTTTGATCGAAGGAGCACACGGCTTCAAGCCTGCCCACCTCTTCCCGGGCGGCGTCAATTTCTTCTCGCACCCAGGAGACGCTTGAGCGGATGAGCGTCAGGAACTTCATGTTGCTGCGGGCGAATTCGGCCATATTGCTCTGGCTGCAGAAGCCGTTGTCCGTCACTACGACGGGCCTGGCCAGCGGAAGGCACTTGATCTGCCTGAGGGTGTTTTTGATCGAAATGACATCGGGAATGTTACCGGGCTGTTTTGCAAAAGCGATCGGCTGCCTGTCCGACGTCGAGTACAGAGTCAGCAGCTTGATGGTGTTGAGTCCGTCCCGGTCTTTGTTGAATCCTTGTCTTGCTTCGGTCTGGTTGTGGCTGTAGGTCGAAATCGTGGTCGAGTCGAATGCAATGCAGGGGTTGGTGCTGAGGCATGCCGCCCGCTGCGAGAAATACTTCTGCTGGCCGTCCTCATTGACTCCCACGTCGTGGAAGAGTTTTCCGTAAACGTCTTCGCTCAACCCGGGAGCATAAGGAGTCGGGTGGGTGATCTGCCAGGACTCGATGCGGGGCATCGGGGCTCCGTCGGTGGCGACCAGGTAGCGCGCGACCGTATCAATTTTTTGAGCGGCGGGCTCTCCGAAACTCATCCGCAGCTGATCGGAAATTCCGGTCTGCCGCGAGACCCACTCCAGAAGATCCGTCGTGCCGGTGCACTGCCTTGAAGTCTTAGACGAGACCTTTTTAATCGATTTTTTCCTTGTCGACCTGATTTTCCCCGTTTCGGGGTCAAGAATTCCCAGCAAAGTTGTTTTAATCGTCCTGGTCTTGCGGGTTAGCGGATCGTACTGCGTCTGGCGTTCGTAAACGTAGACGTCCCCATTGGGGCGGGTGATGCGGCGGGTGCCGATGTGGATTTTTCCCGTAAAAGGACGCGGCATGGTGATCTCCTATAGTGTATTCATATTATATCATAGCAACACTAAATAAGTCAAGAAAAAACCGGCGAAATTTCAATTATTTCGACGGTTCCCAGATTGATATCTGGCGATTTTATGCGGGCATTAGACGACTTTCAGGATACATGAAGATTAAGTCCACAAAAAATCATGAGAGTTCTATTTGGATTTGGAACAGCCAGGAGAAAGGTGGGAAAGTGAGTCTTTGGTTGCCATACGCAGAAAGCCTCCTCCGCATTCCACGTTCGAGTTTCTGGGAGGCAAGGTATGGGGAAGAAACTTTGGAAATTGACTTGCAGAAAACCGATTTAATTATGCTTTACGGAGAGCGCGGCAACCTTCCAGTCACCTTTTTGGCAGACCTCTCAAAATACGGCATACCACTTATGATCCATGAACGCCGGCAGCCCCGGCCTTTTATTTTTTATCCTCCCGATTTTCAGGATCGCAATGACATCCTATCGCTCCAAATTCTGGCCCGAAATAATAAGACTCGTCGAAAGTCGGTTGCTAAGGCTCTGGTGAAGGCGAGGATTGCCAGTATGTCCAAACGCTACCTCATTCCGGAGAAAATCTCCAATGGGTTGCATTTCGCAAACAGCATTCAGGAGATCCGCCTTGCGGAAGCTCAGGCAACTGCTCGCTACTGGAGCTCTTGGTATAGCGCTCTAGGGCAGCCGTCGGAGCGGCGAATTAATACGCCGCTCAACCATGCACTGAATCTTGGGAGCGCGTTTCTTCACGGAATACTGCTCCGCTGGATACTCTTCCACCACTTGTCCCCGATGCACGGCTTCCTGCATGAAGCCACTTCATACAGTGCGCTTGTCTATGACCTGATGGAACCGTACCGATACATTTTGGAAGACGCTGCCGCCGACGTGTTCCGTGAAACCGAAGGGGAAGAAAAGGCTATGCTGAGAAAAATTGGGCCGACAATCAAAGAGCGGCTGTCTGAAATAGTTTTTGTACCAGCAACACGACAAAGCGTTCAGCGGAAAAACTTGCTGCACGGCATCGTACTCGCATTGCGAGCATGGCTGGCGGGGGATTCGCCGAAATTCATCATTCCAACCGAAGGCGAACCACGGGGTGGGAGAAAGCCGTTGCCAGGATATATTCTTCCCGGCGGACGGCTGTCAACTCGAAAAGGCGTTTCAAAAAGAGCCCCAGCAAGGAAAGACGTACGCCAAAGGAACGCGATCCCTTAATAACTAGTTCCGATAAAAAACAACAGGGCTTCAAATGCGCTTCGGCGGTTCGGCTGCATCGGTTGCGCAGGGGTATCGATTGGCGGAATGGATTAATGAGGGCCAGGTCTGAGGGCCGCCTGCCTAGTCCTTAAGATTTCAGGTCGCTCAGGGATGGGAAAAACTTCCGCGCTTCCATTTTTTAAGTTTCTTATTTGGGTAGGAGTTGTGCCTAGGAAGTCTGCCCGCACATAAAGCCGCCGTTCAGTGCCCGGCAGGCGGCTTCTCTTGTCAAGACGCCGTAATGACGGTGACCGCTGGCTTCCGGGCGGGTTCCTTGCAAATACATCTCTACGCTTGCCGAACCAGCCCTGCTTTCCTTATGGCTTTTATGAAATAAAAGGCCAGAGGATCACAAGAATGAGCTGCCCGGTCAGAATCCGCAGGAACATCGCGAGCGGATAGACGGTCGAATAGGCGACGGCCGAGGAATTGTTTTCAGACAGCGTCGCGGCGTAAGCCAGAACGGGGGGATCGGTCGTGGCGCCTGCCATGAGGCCCACGATGCTGTGGTAATTCACGTGGAAAACACACCGGGCGATCGTTCCCACGATCAGGAGCGGAATCACTGTAATGAGCAGGCCGAGGCCGACATAGAGCGGACCGTTGCCGTTTGTCATCGCATCGACGAAGCCCTGGCTCGCGGCAAGCCCGACGCTCGCGAGGAAAAGCGAAATGCCCAGCTCCCGCATCATCATGCTCACCGACTGGGTCGTGAAGGAGACCAGCTTCATGAAGCAGCCGAAGCGCCCGATGAGGATCGAGACAATGAGGGGACCGCCCGCGAGCCCGAGCTTCAGGGGCACCGGGAGCCCGGGGATCACGATCGGAACCGACCCCAGCAGGATGCCCGCCGCAAGGCCCACGAAAATCGTGAGGATGTTGGGGTGGTAGAGCTTCTTGATTTTGTTGCCGAGAATGGATTCCAGCCGCTGCAGCGCCGCCTCAGGCCCCACGCAGTAGACCTGGTCGCCCACCTGCAGGTGCAGGTTGGAGTAGGGGAACAGCGTCATGCCCGCCCGGAAGACTCGGGTGATGTTGACCCCGTCGAAGCGGCTCAGCGCGAGATCCTTCACCGTCATGCCGTTGATCTTGGAGCGGGTGATCAGAATCGTGCGGGTGGACACCGGAGACTTGTCCGCCGCCAGATCGACATCGTCGCGCTCTCGGCCAAAAAAGGCCGAAACGGGGAGGCGGTTTTCAGGAGCGGCCACGATTCGGAGGATGTCGCCGCGCTTCAGGGCGGTATCGGCTGTTGGGCTTGAAATCCGGCCCCCGCGCAGAATCCGGCTTGCGATGAAAGGACGGGCGATTATTTCACGGACTTCGCTGATCGTACGGCCTTCGATGCCGGAGTTCGTGGCTTCAACGTGGAAGTAAATCGGCTCGTGGTTCTGCGCCTTTTTTTCATCTTCCCAGTGCTTGTCCTCCTCGGCCAGGTTGATTCGGAAGGCGCAGCGGAGAATGATGGCGCAGGTGATGGTGCCGACAACGCCGAGCGGGTAGGCGCAGGCATAGGCTACGGCGATGTTCTCACCTGCGTAATGGAGTACGTCGAGCGCTTCCTGCGTTGCGCCAAGCCCAGGGGTGTTCGTGACCGCGCCGTAGTGCACGCCCAGCATCTGGGGCAGCGACACCCAGCCGGAGCAGAGGAAGTAAAGCGCGATGGTGACCGCGATTCCGAGCAGCACGAGCAGCGCGGTGAGGCCGTTCAAGAGCAGCCCTCCGCTCTTGAAGGAGGAGAAAAAAGAGGGCCCCACCTGCAGTCCGATGAAAAAGACGAAAAGCGTGAGCCCGAAGTCGCGCATCAGAGTGAGCACCTCGGGGGGCACGCTCAGTCCGAGCTGGCTCGCCGCCAGCCCCGCAAAAAGTATGAAGGTGGCCCCGAGCGAGACGCCCGCGATGCGGATGTGTCCTAAAAGCGTGCCTGCCGCGATCACCAGCGAATAAACGAAAATGATATGGGCGGTAGTCGCGGGATCCGCGAAAAGAGAAACAAGCCAGGACATGAGCGTTTCGGCTCCCGTTTTTTAAGGAAGCCGCAATACTTTTAAAAGGTTGAGAAGACGGAATGCACCGCCGGGGGCAGAGGCGGCAGGGAATATTGCTTAGTCTAATCGCATCAGGGCGGAGATCAGCCTTTCGAACTAGCGTTTTATGCAAATTGGGTTTTCAAAAAAAACAAGGGTAGCACGAGGGCGCTTGTTTCCTTGAAGGATATTAAGGTCACGAATACGTAGAAACAGCACCCGCCTCGCGCCGGAACCGTTTTGC encodes:
- a CDS encoding IS1634 family transposase encodes the protein MPRPFTGKIHIGTRRITRPNGDVYVYERQTQYDPLTRKTRTIKTTLLGILDPETGKIRSTRKKSIKKVSSKTSRQCTGTTDLLEWVSRQTGISDQLRMSFGEPAAQKIDTVARYLVATDGAPMPRIESWQITHPTPYAPGLSEDVYGKLFHDVGVNEDGQQKYFSQRAACLSTNPCIAFDSTTISTYSHNQTEARQGFNKDRDGLNTIKLLTLYSTSDRQPIAFAKQPGNIPDVISIKNTLRQIKCLPLARPVVVTDNGFCSQSNMAEFARSNMKFLTLIRSSVSWVREEIDAAREEVGRLEAVCSFDQKVSGVTRRRMHRLSVVRQRTRGGFAAGETEEFERRLYVHVFYNRDNIGRDEQNLIDDLLELKRTVEAGDPLSEAGRRKAEKFLICSRVGRGGALKVSFNEDAFRQARKYFGFFVLVSNEVKNADEALRMYREREKIEDMFDVQKNSLDGRRPRVWFPDSLKGRLFCQFVALGYHCFLTKAIDAVKEKLGREGASKTQSQLELELSLKRWLEAHSLVQILEWFDCVETTTVQTPRGAQRWSTESIRRDELLLEMLGVTH
- the cas1 gene encoding CRISPR-associated endonuclease Cas1, with translation MKIKSTKNHESSIWIWNSQEKGGKVSLWLPYAESLLRIPRSSFWEARYGEETLEIDLQKTDLIMLYGERGNLPVTFLADLSKYGIPLMIHERRQPRPFIFYPPDFQDRNDILSLQILARNNKTRRKSVAKALVKARIASMSKRYLIPEKISNGLHFANSIQEIRLAEAQATARYWSSWYSALGQPSERRINTPLNHALNLGSAFLHGILLRWILFHHLSPMHGFLHEATSYSALVYDLMEPYRYILEDAAADVFRETEGEEKAMLRKIGPTIKERLSEIVFVPATRQSVQRKNLLHGIVLALRAWLAGDSPKFIIPTEGEPRGGRKPLPGYILPGGRLSTRKGVSKRAPARKDVRQRNAIP
- a CDS encoding putative transporter; translation: MSWLVSLFADPATTAHIIFVYSLVIAAGTLLGHIRIAGVSLGATFILFAGLAASQLGLSVPPEVLTLMRDFGLTLFVFFIGLQVGPSFFSSFKSGGLLLNGLTALLVLLGIAVTIALYFLCSGWVSLPQMLGVHYGAVTNTPGLGATQEALDVLHYAGENIAVAYACAYPLGVVGTITCAIILRCAFRINLAEEDKHWEDEKKAQNHEPIYFHVEATNSGIEGRTISEVREIIARPFIASRILRGGRISSPTADTALKRGDILRIVAAPENRLPVSAFFGRERDDVDLAADKSPVSTRTILITRSKINGMTVKDLALSRFDGVNITRVFRAGMTLFPYSNLHLQVGDQVYCVGPEAALQRLESILGNKIKKLYHPNILTIFVGLAAGILLGSVPIVIPGLPVPLKLGLAGGPLIVSILIGRFGCFMKLVSFTTQSVSMMMRELGISLFLASVGLAASQGFVDAMTNGNGPLYVGLGLLITVIPLLIVGTIARCVFHVNYHSIVGLMAGATTDPPVLAYAATLSENNSSAVAYSTVYPLAMFLRILTGQLILVILWPFIS